TTAAAAAAGGAAAGCGCCATGTCAACCATGTATCTTATTTGCTTAATACACTCCAAATACCAGCTCTTCTAATCCATCCGTTCAGAGAGATCATGAGATcaaaatgagttttatttttgtgaattgtCCCGCACCTTACATGCTGCTGGTGTAAAGCATGCACATAGGCAACCAGTGGAACAGAGAAGAAAGCAATATCAtgttttgaatctttttttgtttgtttggcaaCTCCTATCGGTTAATCTCgtggatttatttttctttggttgcTGGCCTAAATTTTCTGCAGAAGTCTTGATTATTGTCAACTTAGTATGACTTACATCTAATAGATGCAAATTCATTAAGAGAGAGATAGTAAGATTTCTTGCAACTTTTGGTAATTGTAACCTAATAAACGTTCATGTGTGTTGTGTTTTACAGGGCTTTGATGAGTACATGAATTTGGTTCTGGATGATGCTGAAGAAGTCAACGTTAAGAAGAAGAGCAGAAAATCTTTAGGTGAGTTATCTTTATCACTCTTTATCTTTTCTATTCATCTCCAAAATGTGCATGTTCTGAAATGGTTTGTCTCTTGTTCAGGGCGGATTCTTCTCAAGGGAGACAACATAACTCTGATGATGAACACGTAAGTTTAACCAAAACAGCCCCTGCATCTCactctctatctatctatctttatgcttttcatctcaatttacaGGGGAAAATGATGGTGATTCCAGCAAATGTATAAATCGGGTTATGTTGCCTTTTCAATTACATGGAGGTCTAGCATCCTTTGGTTTACTGCTATGTTAGATGGAACTACTGGACGTCATGTATGATTAATCAACTTATCTTTGCCTACATCTAT
This genomic interval from Juglans microcarpa x Juglans regia isolate MS1-56 chromosome 4D, Jm3101_v1.0, whole genome shotgun sequence contains the following:
- the LOC121260991 gene encoding small nuclear ribonucleoprotein E-like → MASTKVQRIMTQPINLIFRFLQSKARIQIWLFEQRDLRIEGRIIGFDEYMNLVLDDAEEVNVKKKSRKSLGRILLKGDNITLMMNTGK